The Sphingobacterium bambusae genome includes a window with the following:
- a CDS encoding heme exporter protein CcmB, with protein sequence MNTLQQVKTLVYKDIVLEWRSKYAINGILLYVVSTVFVCYQAFKSVDTLVWNALFWIILLFASINAISRSFTQESPYRQLYYYTIVSPSAIILSKIIYNSLVMILLSTIAYTVYSITFKNPIGDPLLYGFTVLLGSISFASVFTMVSGISAKAGNNSTLMAILSFPVIIPLLIVLIKLSQNALTGLDRAISTGEIVVLLAINVITITISLLLFPYLWRD encoded by the coding sequence ATGAACACACTCCAACAAGTTAAAACGTTAGTCTATAAAGATATTGTTTTAGAATGGCGCTCCAAGTACGCCATCAATGGTATCTTATTATATGTGGTATCTACAGTTTTTGTCTGCTATCAAGCATTTAAATCTGTAGATACCCTTGTATGGAACGCCCTGTTCTGGATAATCCTACTCTTCGCCAGCATCAACGCCATTAGCCGAAGCTTTACCCAAGAGAGCCCTTACCGACAGCTTTATTATTATACAATCGTCAGTCCTTCGGCCATTATCCTGTCCAAGATTATATACAACAGTTTGGTTATGATCTTGCTTTCTACCATTGCCTATACCGTCTACTCCATCACGTTTAAGAATCCAATTGGCGATCCATTATTGTATGGCTTCACGGTCCTATTAGGTAGCATCAGCTTTGCTTCGGTATTTACCATGGTCTCTGGTATCAGCGCTAAGGCAGGCAACAATAGCACACTCATGGCTATCCTCAGCTTCCCCGTAATCATCCCCTTGTTGATCGTCCTGATAAAACTCTCTCAAAATGCCCTTACGGGCTTGGATCGCGCCATTAGTACCGGAGAAATCGTCGTCCTATTGGCAATTAATGTAATTACGATTACAATTTCTTTGTTGTTATTTCCTTACCTTTGGCGTGATTAA